A part of Microaerobacter geothermalis genomic DNA contains:
- a CDS encoding DUF2905 domain-containing protein: MNPVAKMLIGLGIVLIMIGLIWQIGGRFLPLGRLPGDIVVEKENFKFYFPVMTSIILSIVLTVLSLIFRWFR; encoded by the coding sequence TTGAATCCTGTTGCAAAAATGTTAATAGGACTTGGGATTGTTTTGATTATGATTGGGTTGATTTGGCAAATTGGCGGCCGTTTTCTCCCCCTTGGAAGGTTGCCGGGGGACATTGTGGTGGAGAAGGAGAATTTCAAGTTTTATTTTCCGGTGATGACAAGTATCATATTAAGCATTGTGCTCACGGTGCTTTCCTTGATTTTTCGATGGTTCCGTTAA
- a CDS encoding SpoIID/LytB domain-containing protein: protein MKRKIIMLLLASMVILSSVSWNAQAQGISGLTSIRVALFVDIGKYDRATVPTVTLSSETGMDIFWLKDTNSFPYLSVVDRSSLRISPDLFQVLVEETKDMNKAQQVAEILSTYDFSSEVLVDNQKGESVFQVIVGAESSYENAVALKDRIALLSMLRGKVIGNLRWSAGTFTTEGEALNLLTQLSNSGFPVQLAMTHDGNGQLQYNVWVGRAATSEEFTSLYQEVVAAYPDINLQPVQQTAYLVKKYDAVFSGKNIEYVPHYYFSPSQVIIAKPRESSGKTPVIQVAEKNNRKYRGVIELRMFQDSYTVINELPFEEYLYGVVGSELATGWPLESLKVQAVIARTYALGLGNKYGIAHLSDTTFEQAYKGFTVEGEDIRRAVDSTRGEVITYNGKLSATYYYSNAGGMTAGGIEVWGNDVPYLQPVPSKDELPEKLAPRWFQIVLPEGEVGYVRSDFVTVLSEKSPLGFPYGYINTTDLNFRTGPSVDHESTKLLNPGVRVIIINDVPQDNAYSWIAGPFTSEQITKLVNDSMDETGIRFINNITSLEVTKRGPSGRVMEMKGNGQVIPVSSPDRYRSVFKENRGGSSVGLRSTLFEVEEMAGVTVLGAEGKSAKYPEINSSLAVISQPYGIGLPAASPNGFNDYFFAYSSNKQLRVVSKTPMFRFIGKGYGHGLGLSQFGARALAEDGYDYQQILKQYYSEDISITKIQ, encoded by the coding sequence TTGAAAAGAAAAATCATTATGCTGCTGTTAGCTTCTATGGTTATCCTTTCATCTGTCTCATGGAATGCCCAGGCCCAAGGGATATCCGGGTTGACTTCCATCCGGGTTGCTCTTTTCGTTGACATTGGAAAATATGATCGGGCCACTGTTCCTACCGTAACATTGTCCAGTGAAACAGGAATGGACATTTTTTGGCTAAAAGATACCAATTCGTTCCCGTATCTTAGTGTAGTGGATCGTTCTTCCCTGCGCATCAGTCCAGACCTGTTTCAGGTCTTGGTTGAAGAGACCAAGGATATGAATAAAGCCCAGCAGGTGGCTGAAATTTTAAGTACATATGATTTTTCTTCAGAGGTTTTGGTGGATAACCAAAAAGGAGAATCCGTCTTTCAAGTGATCGTTGGAGCGGAATCTTCTTATGAAAATGCAGTGGCCCTAAAGGACCGCATTGCCCTTCTTTCCATGCTCAGAGGAAAGGTGATTGGGAATTTGCGCTGGAGTGCGGGAACCTTTACAACGGAAGGAGAAGCGCTAAATCTTCTTACCCAGTTATCCAATTCAGGATTTCCGGTACAGTTGGCAATGACCCATGACGGAAATGGCCAGCTTCAATACAATGTCTGGGTGGGAAGGGCTGCCACATCAGAGGAATTCACATCCCTTTATCAGGAAGTAGTTGCCGCTTATCCGGATATAAACTTGCAGCCTGTTCAGCAAACCGCTTATCTGGTTAAGAAATATGATGCTGTTTTTTCCGGCAAAAATATTGAATATGTTCCCCATTACTATTTTTCCCCGTCCCAAGTGATCATTGCCAAGCCCAGGGAAAGTAGCGGAAAGACTCCAGTGATCCAGGTTGCCGAAAAAAATAACAGAAAATACCGTGGTGTGATAGAACTTAGGATGTTTCAGGATTCCTACACTGTCATTAACGAACTGCCCTTTGAAGAATATTTGTACGGTGTTGTAGGATCTGAGTTGGCTACTGGCTGGCCTTTAGAATCCCTGAAAGTACAAGCAGTTATTGCACGAACCTATGCCTTGGGATTGGGGAATAAATATGGTATTGCTCATCTTTCTGATACCACCTTTGAGCAGGCTTATAAGGGTTTTACTGTAGAAGGAGAAGATATAAGAAGAGCTGTCGACAGTACTAGGGGAGAAGTAATAACCTATAATGGGAAATTATCAGCTACCTATTACTATTCTAACGCCGGCGGGATGACAGCTGGAGGAATAGAAGTATGGGGAAACGATGTTCCATATCTCCAGCCGGTGCCCAGTAAGGACGAATTGCCGGAGAAATTGGCTCCTCGCTGGTTTCAAATTGTCCTTCCCGAAGGAGAGGTCGGATATGTCCGCTCAGATTTTGTTACAGTGTTATCTGAGAAGAGCCCCCTGGGATTTCCCTATGGATATATTAATACAACTGATTTAAATTTTCGGACTGGTCCAAGTGTTGACCATGAAAGCACGAAATTGTTAAATCCGGGAGTAAGGGTAATCATTATTAATGATGTTCCCCAGGATAATGCTTATTCATGGATCGCAGGGCCATTTACATCTGAGCAAATTACCAAATTGGTGAATGATAGCATGGATGAAACGGGAATCCGTTTTATCAATAACATTACTTCCCTTGAGGTGACAAAACGTGGGCCCTCGGGAAGGGTGATGGAAATGAAGGGGAATGGGCAGGTGATTCCCGTATCTAGTCCTGACCGCTACCGCTCTGTATTTAAGGAAAACAGAGGGGGAAGCTCTGTTGGTTTGAGAAGCACCCTCTTTGAAGTGGAAGAAATGGCGGGTGTGACGGTTCTTGGTGCTGAGGGGAAATCAGCTAAATATCCGGAAATCAACTCCTCCTTGGCAGTGATATCTCAGCCATATGGAATTGGACTCCCGGCTGCTAGCCCAAATGGGTTTAATGATTATTTCTTTGCTTATTCTTCAAATAAACAGCTCCGTGTAGTTTCCAAGACCCCGATGTTTCGCTTCATTGGAAAGGGTTATGGACATGGTTTGGGGCTTTCTCAATTTGGTGCTAGAGCATTGGCAGAGGATGGGTATGATTACCAGCAGATATTGAAACAATATTATTCAGAGGATATTTCTATCACCAAGATCCAGTAG
- the queA gene encoding tRNA preQ1(34) S-adenosylmethionine ribosyltransferase-isomerase QueA, translated as MEIELFDFQLPEELIAQHPASERTGSRLLTLDRKTGRLEHHRFPELLQFLRSGDVMVLNNTRVIPARLYGTKMETGAHIEVLLLKDVGDEKWEVLVRPAKRVKVGTVLQFGNGILTAQCVEELPEGGRILRFSYQGVFLEVLDQLGEMPLPPYIKEKLSDKERYQTVYARHPGSAAAPTAGLHFTAELLEEIKKVGVQIVYITLHVGLGTFRPVSVKKVEEHQMHAEYFELEQEASRIIQEGKKNGGRIIAVGTTTTRTLESVAGLHNGTIVPCKGWTDIFIYPGYTFKIVDAILTNFHLPKSTLVMLVSAFAGREKIMAAYQEAVKEKYRFFSFGDAMFIY; from the coding sequence ATGGAAATTGAACTCTTTGATTTTCAACTCCCAGAGGAACTGATTGCTCAGCATCCGGCATCTGAAAGAACCGGATCCAGGCTTTTAACCCTAGATAGAAAGACAGGCCGGCTGGAGCATCACAGGTTCCCTGAACTGCTTCAGTTCTTGAGATCGGGAGATGTGATGGTACTAAATAATACCCGAGTTATACCGGCTCGTTTATACGGAACAAAAATGGAGACTGGGGCCCACATTGAAGTTCTTTTGTTGAAGGATGTGGGGGATGAAAAGTGGGAAGTTCTGGTTCGCCCTGCAAAAAGGGTGAAAGTAGGAACAGTACTTCAATTTGGAAATGGAATTCTAACCGCACAATGTGTGGAGGAACTACCGGAGGGAGGAAGAATTCTTCGCTTTTCTTATCAAGGTGTGTTTCTAGAGGTATTGGATCAGTTGGGAGAGATGCCCCTTCCTCCTTATATTAAAGAAAAACTATCTGACAAAGAAAGATATCAGACCGTTTATGCCCGGCATCCCGGTTCCGCTGCTGCTCCCACTGCAGGTTTGCATTTTACTGCGGAACTTCTTGAAGAGATTAAGAAGGTAGGAGTGCAAATAGTCTATATTACTCTCCACGTAGGTCTTGGCACATTCCGCCCAGTGTCGGTGAAAAAGGTGGAAGAGCACCAAATGCATGCAGAGTATTTTGAGTTAGAACAAGAAGCATCCCGGATTATTCAGGAAGGGAAAAAGAACGGCGGAAGAATCATTGCTGTCGGGACTACCACAACAAGAACCCTTGAATCAGTTGCTGGGCTGCATAATGGAACCATTGTCCCCTGTAAAGGTTGGACAGACATTTTTATTTATCCCGGATATACATTTAAAATAGTAGACGCCATCCTTACCAATTTTCATTTGCCAAAATCTACGTTGGTGATGCTGGTAAGTGCTTTTGCCGGTCGGGAGAAAATCATGGCTGCTTATCAGGAAGCGGTTAAAGAAAAATACCGCTTTTTCAGTTTTGGCGATGCCATGTTTATCTATTGA
- the tgt gene encoding tRNA guanosine(34) transglycosylase Tgt codes for MAIRYELIKTCKQTGARLGRLHTPHGVVDTPVFMPVGTQASVKAMGPEELKELGARIILSNTYHLFLRPGHEIVKEAGGLHSFMNWDGAILTDSGGFQVFSLSQLRKITEEGVIFRSHLSGEKLFIGPEKAMEIQNALGADIIMAFDECPPYPAEWEYVKQSLERTTRWGKRCLEAHQRKEDQALFGIVQGGVYRDLREQSAAELMELDFPGYAVGGLSVGEPKELMNEVLDFTVPLLPKDKPRYLMGVGSPDALFDGVIRGIDMFDCVLPTRIARNGTTMTSRGRLVIRNAQYAKDFGPLDPDCDCYTCRNYTRAYIRHLIKADEIFGIRLTTYHNLYFLVHLMEEIRKAIAEDRLRDYQHQFFSQYRLNENRNF; via the coding sequence TTGGCTATTCGCTACGAATTAATCAAGACATGTAAACAAACGGGAGCCCGTCTTGGGCGTTTACATACACCCCATGGAGTCGTTGACACTCCTGTATTTATGCCAGTTGGAACCCAGGCATCGGTAAAAGCTATGGGTCCTGAGGAATTGAAAGAATTGGGAGCACGTATCATTTTAAGCAACACTTACCATCTGTTTTTAAGACCCGGACACGAAATTGTCAAAGAAGCCGGGGGACTTCATTCTTTTATGAATTGGGATGGAGCCATTTTAACAGATAGTGGAGGTTTCCAAGTATTCAGTTTAAGCCAGCTTAGAAAAATTACAGAAGAAGGAGTGATCTTTCGCTCCCATTTAAGCGGGGAAAAGCTGTTTATTGGTCCAGAAAAGGCCATGGAAATACAAAATGCTCTGGGAGCTGATATCATCATGGCTTTTGATGAATGTCCCCCTTATCCTGCGGAATGGGAATATGTCAAACAGTCCCTGGAAAGAACAACAAGATGGGGAAAACGATGTTTGGAAGCCCACCAAAGAAAAGAAGATCAAGCCCTTTTTGGTATTGTTCAAGGAGGGGTGTACCGGGATTTAAGGGAGCAGAGTGCGGCAGAATTAATGGAACTTGATTTTCCAGGATATGCAGTGGGTGGATTAAGCGTTGGTGAGCCCAAAGAACTGATGAATGAGGTATTGGATTTTACGGTACCTTTGTTGCCAAAGGATAAGCCTCGTTATTTAATGGGTGTTGGATCACCGGATGCATTGTTTGATGGTGTTATTCGAGGAATAGACATGTTTGACTGTGTTCTTCCCACACGGATTGCGCGAAATGGAACCACCATGACCAGTAGGGGAAGATTGGTTATACGTAACGCACAATATGCCAAGGATTTTGGACCTTTGGATCCTGACTGTGATTGTTACACCTGCCGAAACTATACTAGAGCCTATATCCGACATTTAATTAAAGCAGATGAGATTTTTGGAATTCGATTAACCACTTATCATAACCTTTATTTTCTGGTACATTTAATGGAGGAGATTCGAAAAGCCATTGCCGAGGATCGACTCCGGGATTATCAGCATCAATTTTTCAGCCAATACAGGTTGAATGAAAATAGAAATTTTTAA
- the yajC gene encoding preprotein translocase subunit YajC, which produces MLELAQADAAQGNFLTSILPLILIFAIFYFFLIRPQQKKQKQRNAMLNALKKGDKVVTIGGLHGTIVELTDDKVTLRVADNVKLQFERQAVNSVVQSEE; this is translated from the coding sequence ATGCTAGAACTGGCGCAAGCAGATGCTGCACAAGGAAACTTTTTAACTTCTATATTGCCACTTATCCTGATATTTGCGATTTTTTATTTCTTTTTAATCCGTCCCCAACAAAAAAAGCAAAAACAGCGCAATGCCATGTTAAATGCATTGAAAAAAGGGGATAAGGTGGTAACCATTGGAGGACTCCATGGAACCATCGTAGAACTTACCGATGATAAAGTAACACTACGTGTGGCTGACAACGTCAAATTGCAGTTTGAACGTCAAGCCGTAAATAGCGTGGTTCAATCGGAAGAATAA
- a CDS encoding TIGR04086 family membrane protein has protein sequence MKSSFSPTLSGLFYTLLIVIIGSLLTALILKLTSVREASIPYFTYGINTLALLIGGFIAGKRSQQRGWYSGGLTGLMYGIVILLIGFLAFDAIISWIFLAYILVSFVLGAIGGILGVNMKK, from the coding sequence ATGAAATCTTCTTTTTCCCCAACCCTTTCAGGTTTATTTTATACTCTTCTCATTGTAATTATTGGTTCCCTGTTAACCGCTTTGATATTAAAATTAACCAGTGTCAGGGAAGCAAGCATTCCTTATTTTACCTATGGTATTAATACGCTTGCTCTTCTTATTGGTGGTTTTATTGCAGGCAAAAGATCGCAACAGAGGGGTTGGTACTCCGGAGGCTTAACTGGGCTTATGTACGGTATTGTCATCCTTCTTATCGGATTCTTAGCATTTGATGCTATAATTTCCTGGATTTTTCTCGCCTATATCCTTGTTTCCTTTGTATTGGGTGCCATCGGTGGAATTCTAGGCGTAAACATGAAAAAATAA
- a CDS encoding ArsB/NhaD family transporter, translating into MEQTVTEISSLQVYIAIGIFLATYAFIITEKINRAVVALLGAVIMVALGIVELEAAFVEYIEWGTITLLIGMMILVGITNKTGVFQYMAIKSAKLAKGDPIRILIALSILTAVASAFLDNVTTVLLIVPVTFSITRMLGVNPIPFLISEVLASNIGGTATLIGDPPNIMIGAAKGNEHLTFNAFLYNLTPVVVVILAVTLWMLYLIYRKQMKVSDEKKAEIMALNERDYIKDPALMKKSVSVLGLTILGFILHSAVNMEPATVAMAGATLLMLIGVKEHDLEEVFHSVEWVTIFFFAGLFTLIGGLEHVGVIKALAMQALEITGDNIPFAALLILWVSGIASATIDNIPFVATMIPLIQDMGLGMGLPLDSPILAVLWWSLALGADIGGNGTLIGASANVIVAGMAMREGKNISYLAFLKIGAPLTLVALIISTVYIYFRYLIPLM; encoded by the coding sequence GTGGAACAAACTGTAACAGAAATTTCATCATTACAAGTTTATATTGCAATAGGAATTTTTCTAGCAACCTATGCCTTCATTATTACGGAGAAAATCAATAGGGCCGTTGTTGCTCTTCTCGGTGCCGTTATTATGGTGGCACTAGGTATTGTTGAGCTAGAGGCAGCCTTTGTGGAGTATATCGAATGGGGAACCATCACCCTGCTAATCGGTATGATGATCCTTGTTGGGATTACCAACAAAACCGGTGTTTTCCAATATATGGCGATCAAATCAGCCAAATTGGCTAAGGGAGATCCGATCCGGATTTTGATTGCTCTTTCTATCTTGACAGCGGTGGCTTCAGCCTTTTTGGATAACGTCACAACGGTATTATTGATTGTCCCTGTAACCTTTTCCATCACCAGAATGCTTGGCGTAAATCCCATACCTTTTTTGATTTCAGAGGTATTGGCTTCCAACATTGGGGGAACTGCTACGCTGATTGGGGATCCGCCCAATATTATGATTGGTGCGGCCAAGGGAAATGAACACCTGACCTTTAACGCCTTTTTATACAATTTAACTCCGGTTGTGGTTGTGATTCTCGCAGTAACCTTGTGGATGCTGTATTTGATTTATCGCAAACAAATGAAGGTTTCCGATGAAAAGAAAGCAGAAATCATGGCTCTTAATGAAAGGGATTACATCAAAGATCCTGCGTTGATGAAAAAATCTGTTTCGGTCCTCGGGTTAACCATCCTTGGTTTTATTCTTCACTCAGCGGTAAATATGGAACCGGCAACCGTTGCCATGGCTGGTGCTACCTTGTTGATGCTGATCGGGGTAAAAGAGCATGATTTGGAGGAAGTATTCCATTCCGTTGAATGGGTAACCATCTTCTTCTTTGCCGGATTATTTACATTAATCGGCGGTCTGGAGCACGTGGGAGTGATTAAGGCATTGGCCATGCAGGCCCTGGAAATCACCGGAGATAATATTCCGTTTGCTGCTTTGCTTATCCTTTGGGTTTCCGGTATTGCATCAGCTACGATTGACAATATCCCTTTTGTGGCAACCATGATTCCATTGATACAGGATATGGGACTTGGCATGGGGCTTCCTCTGGATTCACCGATATTAGCCGTATTATGGTGGTCCTTGGCATTGGGCGCAGACATTGGAGGAAACGGAACCTTGATTGGAGCTTCTGCAAACGTGATAGTAGCAGGGATGGCCATGCGGGAAGGAAAGAATATATCCTATCTGGCATTCTTAAAGATAGGGGCCCCTTTAACATTGGTTGCATTAATCATATCCACAGTGTACATCTATTTCCGTTATCTGATTCCATTGATGTAG
- the corA gene encoding magnesium/cobalt transporter CorA: MIKTYFYNHSEKKMYHDVNLDKKDEFLKSPEDLLWIDLYDIGNDELHYIAKIFDFHPLAIEDTLHVSPRAKVDKYDDYYFFVFHALRYNEESDTEITTLELNVFFGPNYIVTIHKSPMATIGRIAATCLRSMELMNRGPDYLLYCIVDGITDETFPILDRLSVRIDELEDEIYEHQVEEIAEEFLALKRTIILIRRVILPQRRIFANVNGRWSFEISEDNIPFYIDLTDHLERIVDSTETFRDLVNGALDTYYSISVAKTTEVMRVLTIISTIMMPLTFITGIFGMNVVIPNQDQPFMIYFILLGMLLLSALMLYTFKKRKWL, from the coding sequence ATGATCAAGACCTATTTTTATAACCATTCAGAGAAGAAAATGTATCATGATGTGAATCTGGATAAAAAAGACGAATTTTTAAAATCCCCTGAGGATTTGCTCTGGATTGATCTATATGATATTGGAAATGACGAATTACACTACATTGCAAAAATCTTTGATTTCCACCCCCTAGCCATTGAAGATACCTTGCATGTCAGTCCCAGGGCGAAAGTGGACAAATATGATGATTATTATTTTTTCGTGTTTCATGCCCTGAGATATAATGAGGAGAGCGATACAGAAATTACCACCCTCGAATTAAATGTATTTTTTGGACCTAACTATATTGTAACTATTCACAAAAGTCCGATGGCCACCATTGGAAGAATTGCTGCTACATGCCTTAGAAGCATGGAATTAATGAACAGAGGACCCGATTATCTGTTGTATTGCATCGTGGATGGGATAACAGATGAAACTTTTCCGATTCTGGACCGTCTTAGTGTTCGTATCGATGAGTTGGAGGATGAAATTTACGAGCACCAGGTTGAAGAAATTGCCGAAGAGTTCTTGGCCCTAAAAAGAACCATTATTTTGATCCGCCGGGTCATTTTGCCCCAGAGAAGGATATTTGCCAATGTAAATGGACGTTGGTCCTTTGAGATCTCTGAAGATAACATTCCATTTTATATCGATTTGACAGACCATTTGGAACGAATTGTCGACTCAACTGAAACCTTCAGGGATTTAGTCAATGGGGCATTAGATACGTATTACTCTATCTCTGTTGCAAAAACAACGGAAGTGATGCGTGTCTTAACCATTATCTCCACCATTATGATGCCTTTGACCTTTATTACCGGCATTTTTGGGATGAATGTGGTAATACCGAATCAGGATCAACCCTTTATGATTTATTTTATTCTTTTAGGAATGCTGTTGTTGTCTGCCTTGATGTTGTACACCTTTAAAAAACGAAAATGGCTTTAA
- a CDS encoding DUF421 domain-containing protein, which yields MELLTIFLRTVFVYFFILFILRLMGKREIGKLSIFDLVVSIMIAEAAVILIEDHKKPLVHGVVPIVLLGGIQIIMAYISLKNEKIRSIVDGKPAVLIEKGKINDSEMKKLRYNMDDLMAQLREKDVANVADVEFAILETSGKLSVFTKNDFKGTPIPKRPRSPGLPMPIIMDGKVNDQNLEKLGVTRFWLKNQLEIFGIRDFKEVAFATIDHRGEIYLDKKDKKDKN from the coding sequence ATGGAGCTGCTCACCATTTTTTTGCGAACGGTCTTCGTTTATTTTTTTATTTTATTTATCCTAAGATTAATGGGGAAAAGAGAAATTGGGAAATTATCTATTTTTGACTTGGTGGTTTCCATTATGATTGCCGAGGCTGCCGTCATCTTGATTGAGGACCATAAAAAGCCCCTTGTCCATGGGGTTGTACCTATTGTACTTCTTGGCGGAATTCAAATCATAATGGCTTATATTTCTTTAAAAAATGAAAAAATACGTTCAATAGTGGATGGAAAACCGGCGGTTCTTATAGAAAAAGGGAAGATTAATGATTCTGAAATGAAGAAGCTTAGATACAATATGGATGACTTAATGGCCCAATTAAGGGAAAAGGATGTAGCCAATGTGGCAGATGTGGAATTTGCCATTTTGGAAACATCAGGAAAACTGAGTGTATTTACTAAAAATGATTTTAAAGGGACTCCTATTCCAAAACGTCCCAGGTCACCTGGGTTGCCCATGCCTATTATTATGGATGGGAAAGTGAACGATCAGAACTTGGAAAAGCTGGGGGTCACCCGTTTCTGGCTAAAAAATCAACTAGAAATATTTGGGATTCGTGATTTTAAGGAAGTAGCCTTTGCGACCATTGATCATCGGGGTGAAATTTACTTGGACAAGAAAGATAAAAAGGATAAGAATTGA
- the spoVB gene encoding stage V sporulation protein B: MARHSFFRGTVILIAAGFMTKILGFIPNIVLPRIIGAEGVGLFRMAFPVLLLVITLTTFGLPVAISKLVAEAEAKKDYNKIKSVLRISIFIVIGLSILFTILMFAFAPFISKYLLTDQRAYYPLLAITPIIPIIAISSVLRGYFQGRQNMTPSALSSLIETIVRILTVIFFALYMRPFGIEYAATAAMLGVVVGEFFGMLVLIYQFRRAKKRNLIPYTGSLFQKVKRNRIQLLEIGRIAIPVTTSRLAGNVFYVIEPVVVAQSLAYAGFSVATATSLYGELSGMAIPLVFIPTFLTYSLSVSLVPAISEAAAQKKYGLIQRRLSQSLRLTLVMCAPFAVTMYVFAVPVSTILYDQPQVGHLLQVLAPFSLFLYFQAPLAATLQGLDRAKEAMRNTIIGAAIKTIAIFLLASQPVFGIDGVAMAINVGIVLVTLFHFFSLVKLIGFTIEARTFVKVGIAMIIMGYSGSYFMTNWLDDWGLFLSLLAAVFVSILVYILLLVSMKVLGRQDVVRIPWIGEQLAPFFPKR; this comes from the coding sequence GTGGCAAGACATTCATTCTTTCGAGGGACCGTTATCCTGATCGCAGCAGGGTTTATGACCAAAATATTAGGGTTTATACCCAATATTGTTCTTCCCCGTATTATTGGAGCAGAAGGGGTTGGTTTGTTTCGTATGGCCTTCCCGGTTTTATTACTGGTGATTACCCTAACCACCTTTGGATTGCCGGTGGCCATCTCCAAGTTGGTTGCCGAAGCAGAAGCAAAAAAGGACTATAATAAAATAAAATCAGTTCTTCGCATATCGATTTTTATCGTGATTGGGTTAAGTATCCTATTTACGATTCTTATGTTTGCTTTTGCCCCGTTTATATCAAAATATTTATTGACGGATCAACGGGCTTATTACCCGTTACTGGCCATTACCCCCATCATTCCGATTATCGCCATTTCTTCGGTATTAAGGGGATATTTTCAAGGGAGACAAAATATGACTCCTTCTGCTTTATCTTCTCTGATTGAAACCATCGTCAGAATTTTGACTGTTATTTTTTTTGCTTTATATATGCGCCCTTTTGGAATTGAGTATGCTGCTACCGCTGCCATGCTTGGGGTTGTAGTTGGCGAATTTTTTGGAATGCTGGTCCTGATTTACCAATTTCGCCGGGCAAAAAAAAGAAACCTGATTCCCTATACCGGAAGCCTTTTCCAAAAAGTAAAGCGAAACAGAATTCAATTGCTGGAAATCGGAAGAATTGCCATTCCGGTAACGACAAGCCGTTTGGCGGGAAACGTTTTTTATGTCATTGAACCCGTTGTTGTTGCCCAAAGCTTAGCCTATGCCGGATTCTCTGTGGCAACAGCAACTTCTTTGTATGGGGAACTTTCCGGGATGGCCATCCCCCTTGTCTTTATTCCAACATTTTTAACATATTCCCTTTCGGTATCCCTGGTTCCTGCCATATCCGAAGCGGCTGCCCAAAAAAAATACGGATTGATTCAACGGAGATTATCCCAATCCTTACGCCTTACGCTAGTGATGTGTGCTCCATTTGCCGTTACCATGTATGTTTTCGCCGTTCCTGTAAGCACCATTTTATATGACCAGCCCCAAGTAGGTCATTTGCTGCAGGTGTTGGCTCCATTTTCCCTGTTTCTCTATTTTCAAGCCCCACTGGCTGCTACCCTTCAGGGATTAGACCGAGCAAAAGAAGCCATGAGAAATACGATTATTGGAGCAGCTATAAAAACAATCGCCATATTCCTGCTAGCCTCTCAGCCTGTTTTTGGTATAGATGGAGTAGCTATGGCCATCAATGTGGGAATTGTTTTGGTCACTTTATTTCACTTCTTTAGTTTGGTTAAACTAATTGGGTTTACGATCGAAGCAAGAACTTTTGTCAAAGTAGGAATTGCAATGATCATTATGGGGTACAGCGGATCCTACTTCATGACCAATTGGCTGGATGACTGGGGACTTTTCTTATCTTTATTGGCTGCTGTTTTTGTCAGTATACTTGTGTACATTCTTTTGTTAGTTTCCATGAAGGTATTAGGGCGTCAAGATGTGGTCAGGATTCCATGGATTGGTGAACAATTGGCTCCATTTTTTCCAAAAAGATAG
- a CDS encoding COG2426 family protein encodes MDSVVSFFGRIPEELVVILISALPFIELRGALPIGIAMGIPFWKVLLLSIIGNLLPVFPLLLLFQPVSDCLSRRFAWYRRMYDWLYQRTMKKSKDVEKYGAIGLSIFTAVPLPTTGAWSACFAASFFNISLRYSFPAIAIGIVIAGVVVGLFSEVLIR; translated from the coding sequence ATGGATAGTGTTGTATCATTTTTTGGAAGGATTCCTGAGGAGCTGGTAGTTATTCTGATTAGCGCTCTGCCATTTATTGAATTAAGGGGAGCTTTGCCAATCGGAATTGCCATGGGAATACCCTTTTGGAAAGTTTTGCTTCTTAGTATCATTGGGAATCTCCTTCCGGTATTTCCTTTACTTTTGTTGTTTCAACCGGTGAGCGATTGTTTAAGCAGGAGGTTTGCTTGGTATCGGAGGATGTATGATTGGTTGTACCAGAGAACGATGAAAAAAAGTAAAGATGTAGAAAAGTATGGAGCGATTGGTTTATCCATTTTTACCGCTGTTCCTCTTCCTACAACCGGTGCGTGGTCTGCATGTTTTGCCGCCAGTTTTTTTAACATTTCACTCCGTTATTCCTTTCCGGCCATTGCCATTGGTATAGTCATTGCCGGAGTGGTCGTCGGATTATTTAGTGAAGTCCTCATTCGCTGA
- a CDS encoding post-transcriptional regulator, which translates to MEKREQENYDHQLTKQIEDLCESKAEEFQFLGYERITGKDIWNCVSSNYKNGYPPLHVLVNDILSLKVTAYMNWMTINAFKGVNLD; encoded by the coding sequence ATGGAAAAAAGGGAACAAGAAAATTATGATCACCAATTGACCAAACAGATTGAAGATTTGTGTGAAAGTAAGGCTGAAGAATTTCAGTTCTTGGGATATGAGCGAATTACGGGAAAAGATATTTGGAATTGTGTTTCTTCCAACTACAAAAACGGATATCCCCCGCTTCATGTTTTGGTTAACGATATTTTATCTTTAAAGGTGACAGCCTATATGAATTGGATGACAATAAATGCATTTAAAGGGGTGAACTTAGATTAA